The genomic stretch AGAATGGGCTGGAACGGTATGTCCGGTAACAAACTCCAACCGGTAGGTGTGTACATCTATGTTGTAAAGGCCATCCTCAACGACGGTACTGTCGTTGATAAGAAAGGAGCTGTAAACCTGGTTCGTTAATAAAAAAAGCAAAGGAGTCTGCTGTGACAGCCTTAACACCCTGAAAGGCAAGTAAGCTGTCACAGCAGCAACATCCGGCTATCATCACCATAAAAATTAAACGGATGAAAAAGATAACTAAGTTGTTGATACTATGGAGTGCAATAGCGGCCGGTCTGGCTGCAAAAGCACAGGTCGACCCGCATTTCTCTCAATATTATGCATATCCACTCTGGCTTAACCCCGCACTCGCAGGCGCTATCGACGGCGACTACCGTGTTTCTGCCAACTACAGAAGCCAGTGGAACAACATCTCCAACCCATTCAGCACTATTGGAGTTTCTGCCGATTTCGTAACGCCCAAGAACATTAATATAGGCGTTAACGTCTTAAACCAGAAAGCAGGCGATGCCGGCTATAACTATCTCAATGCATACGCCTCCGTAGCCTACACCGGCATCAAGTTCGGCGCACAGGGCTACCAGCGCCTCGTAGTAGGCCTCCAGGGTGGCGTCCTCAGCCGCCGCTTCGATCCCGCTAAATTCCAGTTCGGAGACCAGTGGAACCCTATCACAGGTTATAACCCAAGCAATATGAGCGGCGAAGCATTAAGCCGTAACTCCTCAAACGTATTCGACGCCGGAGCAGGTATCCTCTACTTCGATGGAGACCCGAATAAATCCCTGAACCCCTTTATCGGTGTGTCAGCATTTCACCTTACCCAACCCGATGACCCGTTTGTTTTCGGCAGAAAAGAAAGACTGCCCATCCGTTATGCCGTACATGGCGGATTGCGCTTCATCTTGTCCGAACAAATCACCCTTACTCCCAACGCATTGTTCATGCGCCAGAATAACTCCGATGAAAAAATGGTCGGAGCCTACGCACAAATCAAAGCCAACACCTTTACCGACTTCCTCATCGGTGCCAACTACCGCTTCGATGATGCCGTTACACCATTCCTGGGCTTCCACTACCAGAACATGGTCCTAGGCTTCAGCTACGATGCCAATACATCACGACTCGGTAACCTGGCACGCTCCAGCAATGCATTCGAGATCTCTCTTTCCTTCATAGGAAGAAAGTCAAGGGCATTCCCCGATATGAACTTTATATGCCCACGCTTGTAACAAAAGCCAATTCCATTAACATGAAGAACCCTATAAACTCCTGATCAGATATGAGACACAAAAATAAATTTGTAAAGGTTGGTTGTATTGCTGCATTTGTACTGCTGGCCGGTTCTAATACGCTGAAGTCGCAATATATGTCCGACTTCAAACGTACAGCAGACGCTTTTTTCGAAAAAGGTGACTTCTATTCTGCATCCCAGTATTACGATAGATACCTCAATAGCAAACAAACGAAAATAAACGCGGAGAATTATAAACCTTATATGCTGCAGATCGCATCCAAATCTGCAAAAAAGGAACTGAATACTTATGAAACAGTGGTTTACCGCCTCGCTGAATCATACCGCCGTTACAACGATTTTGCCAATGCCGAACGCTATTACGCCATCGCCACCAGCTTCGATACCGCAGCTTATCCTTTAAGCCGCTACTGGTATGGCGTAACCCTGCGCGCAAATACCAAATATGCCGACGCCGAAAATCAGTTCAACCAGTTCCTCGATAATTACAAGGCTACTGACGAATACGCCGAAAATGCAAGACGCGAATTGGCAAACTGCCGCTTTATCCAGGAACAGCTCGCTTCCCCTCAGAACACCATCGTCGTGCGCAAAATGGGCGGCGAAATTAACCAGGGAGGTGCCACCTATGCGCCCTTATGGCTTGGAAATGATAATTTCATCTATACCTCCTCCAAGGCCGATAGCGTAATGATCGTGAGATCAAAAGGTAAAAACCCTTATTTCAACAACCTCTACCACACCGTACGGAAGGACA from Filimonas effusa encodes the following:
- a CDS encoding PorP/SprF family type IX secretion system membrane protein; the encoded protein is MKKITKLLILWSAIAAGLAAKAQVDPHFSQYYAYPLWLNPALAGAIDGDYRVSANYRSQWNNISNPFSTIGVSADFVTPKNINIGVNVLNQKAGDAGYNYLNAYASVAYTGIKFGAQGYQRLVVGLQGGVLSRRFDPAKFQFGDQWNPITGYNPSNMSGEALSRNSSNVFDAGAGILYFDGDPNKSLNPFIGVSAFHLTQPDDPFVFGRKERLPIRYAVHGGLRFILSEQITLTPNALFMRQNNSDEKMVGAYAQIKANTFTDFLIGANYRFDDAVTPFLGFHYQNMVLGFSYDANTSRLGNLARSSNAFEISLSFIGRKSRAFPDMNFICPRL